In one Pseudomonadota bacterium genomic region, the following are encoded:
- a CDS encoding lactate utilization protein translates to MKEMTEFEKWYEDLQVQRTLNALKKNNFAAKFVPKASDALEEIFKMIPEGATVGVGGSQTLGQIGFFDEVKNRPVRFLNPVIQGMSPEEIVKIRREALLADFFLSSSNAVTENGEIYNIDSIGNRVAGMMFGPKNVILVCGVNKIVRDINEAKVRVQEIVAPINAKRLGLKTPCAETGECADCSSPQRICNIYTILAKKPVRTNVTIILVGEPLGF, encoded by the coding sequence GTACAAAGAACACTCAATGCGCTGAAAAAGAACAATTTTGCTGCTAAATTTGTACCAAAGGCTTCAGATGCATTGGAAGAAATTTTTAAAATGATCCCCGAGGGTGCAACTGTTGGGGTTGGTGGGTCTCAAACCCTGGGACAGATCGGCTTCTTTGACGAGGTAAAAAATCGTCCTGTCAGGTTTTTAAATCCTGTTATACAGGGCATGTCGCCTGAAGAGATAGTAAAGATAAGGCGGGAGGCATTGCTTGCCGACTTTTTTCTCAGCAGCAGTAATGCCGTCACGGAAAATGGGGAGATCTACAATATTGACTCTATTGGAAATCGAGTGGCAGGAATGATGTTCGGACCAAAGAATGTAATTCTTGTCTGCGGGGTCAACAAGATTGTAAGGGATATCAATGAAGCGAAAGTAAGGGTTCAGGAGATTGTTGCACCGATAAATGCAAAGAGGCTCGGCTTGAAAACACCCTGCGCAGAAACAGGTGAATGTGCTGACTGTTCGTCCCCGCAAAGAATATGCAACATCTATACAATCCTTGCCAAGAAACCGGTACGAACAAATGTAACAATTATTCTTGTTGGTGAACCGTTGGGGTTTTAA